The stretch of DNA GCCCTGACGGCCGTAACGGATGGTCTGCTGCAGTTGCGCGAAGCTCGAACCGTAGATGAACGCGGCCGGGTGGGTCAGGTTGGGCGCGCCCATGGCTGGGGTGCCTTTGCCTTCCGGACCGTGGCAGGCCACGCAGTTGGCGGCGAACAGTTTCTGGCCGTTGGCAACGTCAGCCTTGGTGCCTTCCGGCAGCTTGCGGCCATCGAGGTTGCTCACGACAAAGGCAGCCACGTCGGCTACGCCTTGCTCGCCAATGACTTCGGCCCAGGCCGGCATCACCGCGTGACGACCGCCCATGATAGTGGTCTTGATGGTTTCCGGCTCGCCGCCCCAGCGCCAGTCGGCGTCGGTCAGGTTAGGGAAACCGTAAGCGCCCTTGGCGTCGGAACCGTGGCAGACCGAGCAGTTGGAGGCGAACAGACGGCCACCCATTTTCAGTGCTTGCGGATCCTTGGCGACTTCTTCGATCGGCATCGCCGCGAACTTGGCGAAGATCGGACCGAACCTGGCGTCCGAGCGAGCCATTTCCTTTTCCCACTCGTGCACGCCGGTCCAGCCGGTCTTGCCATTGGCGAACGCGGTCTGCTTGTCGTTATCGAGGTAGTTGTAGCCCGGCAGCAGGCCTTTCCAGTTGCCCAGGCCCGGGTACAGCACCAGATAACCCAATGCGAACACGATGGTGCCCACGAACAGCATGAACCACCATTTCGGCAGTGGGTTGTCGTACTCCTCGATCCCGTCGAAGGAGTGGCCCACGGTCTCTTCCGTCTGCTCGCTGCGCTGGCCCTTGCGGGTCGACAGCAGCAGCCAGGTCAGGGCGAAGATCGTACCGAGACTGAGGACTGTGACGTACAGACTCCAGAATGTAGTCATTCTTTGTTACTCCTAGAAGCTTGCTCGACGTGCTTGATGGCTTCGGGATCATCCGCAAAAGGCAACAAGGTCGCGTCTTCGAACTCCGACTTGCGCTTGGGGCTGAACACCCACAGCGCCAGACCGATGAAGGCCACCATCACAACGACGGTGCCCAGGCCACGAATCATCCCGATATCCATTAAGAATCACCGTTTGCTTTTGATGATGGT from Pseudomonas sp. P8_229 encodes:
- the ccoP gene encoding cytochrome-c oxidase, cbb3-type subunit III, translated to MTTFWSLYVTVLSLGTIFALTWLLLSTRKGQRSEQTEETVGHSFDGIEEYDNPLPKWWFMLFVGTIVFALGYLVLYPGLGNWKGLLPGYNYLDNDKQTAFANGKTGWTGVHEWEKEMARSDARFGPIFAKFAAMPIEEVAKDPQALKMGGRLFASNCSVCHGSDAKGAYGFPNLTDADWRWGGEPETIKTTIMGGRHAVMPAWAEVIGEQGVADVAAFVVSNLDGRKLPEGTKADVANGQKLFAANCVACHGPEGKGTPAMGAPNLTHPAAFIYGSSFAQLQQTIRYGRQGQMPAQEQLQGNDKVHLLAAYVYSLSHGDKPAEAEAQ
- a CDS encoding CcoQ/FixQ family Cbb3-type cytochrome c oxidase assembly chaperone encodes the protein MDIGMIRGLGTVVVMVAFIGLALWVFSPKRKSEFEDATLLPFADDPEAIKHVEQASRSNKE